From the Mycoplasmatota bacterium genome, one window contains:
- a CDS encoding ISL3 family transposase, giving the protein MSQYNCIVKVLNLKDENISFNENFYSEEIIKGVRSQIYYGTLTYQPQYCYSCGCVFDNQFEKHGFKTSTITLPKVSNMNAYLKLKKQRYKCHHCNSTFTLKTSIVNQHCYISNNTKVAVALAASNKISECDLAKEHNVSHSTVNRVINSFYEVHKPNYNYLPEQLCFDEFKSVKSSVGAMSFLFCDAHNGSIIDIVEDRRLNSLIKYFQRYTKKARRSVKLIVIDMYKPYIQLIKMLFPNAKIVMDKFHIIQLISRSLNKTRVRIMNQDKKNYNKFKRYWKLILKDRAKLDIKNYRKVYCFKQMMCEEDIVNYLLDQSKELRDTYELYQDLLHSIKNKNPELFTTTLDQIEQEYPNISAYMKTSVKSIRKNKSYILNLMSTNYTNGVIEGINNKIKVIKRIAFGYRSYHHFKLRILISHGMGTMKKGLSHSA; this is encoded by the coding sequence ATGTCTCAATACAATTGTATCGTAAAAGTACTAAATTTAAAAGATGAAAATATTTCTTTTAATGAAAACTTTTACTCAGAAGAAATTATTAAGGGTGTTAGATCACAAATCTATTATGGAACTCTCACATATCAGCCTCAATATTGTTATTCATGTGGTTGTGTATTTGATAACCAGTTTGAAAAGCATGGCTTTAAGACATCTACAATAACTTTACCTAAAGTATCTAATATGAATGCTTATTTAAAACTTAAAAAACAACGTTATAAATGTCATCATTGTAATAGTACCTTTACTCTCAAGACATCTATTGTTAATCAGCATTGTTATATATCTAATAATACTAAAGTAGCTGTTGCTCTTGCAGCTTCTAATAAGATTTCTGAATGTGATTTAGCCAAAGAACATAATGTATCACATTCCACTGTAAATCGTGTTATAAACAGTTTCTATGAAGTGCATAAGCCTAATTATAATTATTTACCTGAACAACTTTGTTTTGATGAATTTAAATCAGTTAAATCATCAGTAGGGGCTATGTCTTTTCTTTTTTGTGATGCTCATAATGGAAGCATAATTGATATCGTTGAAGATAGACGCTTAAATTCATTAATCAAATATTTCCAACGATACACTAAAAAAGCAAGGAGAAGTGTAAAATTAATCGTTATCGATATGTACAAGCCCTACATTCAACTTATAAAGATGCTCTTTCCTAACGCTAAAATAGTTATGGATAAATTCCATATTATTCAATTAATCTCTCGCTCATTAAATAAAACTAGAGTTAGAATTATGAATCAAGATAAAAAGAACTACAATAAGTTTAAACGTTATTGGAAGCTTATATTGAAAGATCGGGCTAAATTAGACATCAAAAATTATAGAAAAGTTTATTGTTTTAAACAAATGATGTGTGAAGAAGATATTGTAAATTATTTACTAGATCAAAGTAAGGAACTTAGAGATACATATGAACTATATCAGGACCTTTTACATAGTATTAAAAACAAAAATCCAGAACTCTTTACAACTACTCTTGATCAAATTGAACAAGAATACCCAAACATATCAGCTTATATGAAAACATCAGTTAAATCTATTCGTAAGAATAAATCCTATATTCTAAATCTAATGTCTACTAATTATACAAATGGTGTAATTGAAGGTATAAATAATAAAATAAAAGTTATCAAGCGTATAGCTTTTGGTTATAGAAGCTATCATCATTTTAAACTACGAATTCTCATTTCTCATGGAATGGGAACAATGAAAAAAGGACTAAGCCATTCAGCTTAA
- a CDS encoding L-fuculose-phosphate aldolase, with product MLFQKERELVVEYGKKLIEKNLTKGTGGNISVFIRDKQLMAISPSGIDYLKTQPEDVVIMDLKGNVVDGKQKPSSEYDMHRIFYENREDINAVVHLHANYTTVLSCMNWELPAVHYLVAISGGKNVRCAEYATFGTKELAQNAFEAMKDRYAVLLANHGLLTGAKDLPNAFNKAEEIEYCAEIYYRTKTLGDPVILSDQEMHKMLGLFQSYGQVKEKNK from the coding sequence ATGTTGTTTCAAAAAGAACGAGAATTGGTAGTGGAATACGGTAAAAAGTTAATCGAAAAGAATTTAACCAAAGGTACTGGTGGTAATATAAGTGTGTTTATCAGAGATAAACAATTAATGGCAATATCACCAAGTGGAATCGATTATCTTAAAACACAACCCGAAGATGTTGTAATAATGGACCTTAAAGGAAATGTAGTAGATGGGAAACAAAAACCATCAAGTGAATATGATATGCATCGTATATTCTATGAAAATAGAGAAGACATAAATGCAGTTGTTCATTTACACGCAAATTATACAACCGTATTATCTTGTATGAACTGGGAATTACCCGCTGTTCATTACTTAGTTGCCATTTCTGGAGGAAAAAACGTAAGATGTGCTGAATACGCCACCTTTGGAACAAAAGAATTAGCTCAAAATGCATTTGAAGCAATGAAGGATCGTTATGCTGTTTTACTAGCTAATCATGGTCTTTTAACAGGAGCAAAGGATTTACCGAATGCCTTTAACAAAGCAGAAGAAATTGAGTATTGTGCAGAAATCTATTATAGAACGAAAACTTTAGGTGACCCTGTCATCCTATCAGATCAAGAAATGCATAAAATGTTAGGATTATTTCAAAGTTATGGACAAGTAAAAGAAAAAAATAAATAA
- a CDS encoding sugar-binding transcriptional regulator gives MSANNRELIKIAYYYYKKGLTQAEIAKKMVMSRQRVNRLLKKALNENIVQINIVDVDKHHFDLETKLEEKYNLKQAIVVSSIDEKMIPVSLGEATAEYLDDILVKDDVIGVTWGRTLSEVAKKISYNQQLQLPVIQLVGGLDIAYSSLRPDDITRTIADKLGGKPYLLYAPAVVENKETKEAMLKDESFKKIIKNMENCNIILAGIGELKSDTTLYESRFNNEQYKEHLMRHQCVGDIGFRWYDIEGRAVEHGFNDRTIGYNILKNKGNALVIGIAGGHKKYEAITGALNGKYLDVLITDSEMANKLIEK, from the coding sequence ATGAGTGCGAATAATCGAGAATTAATTAAGATTGCCTATTACTATTATAAAAAGGGATTAACCCAAGCAGAAATAGCAAAGAAAATGGTAATGTCTCGGCAACGAGTTAATAGATTACTGAAAAAAGCACTAAATGAAAATATTGTCCAAATTAACATTGTTGATGTCGATAAACATCATTTTGATTTAGAAACAAAACTAGAAGAGAAATACAATCTGAAACAAGCGATTGTTGTATCTTCAATCGATGAAAAAATGATTCCAGTGAGCCTAGGTGAAGCAACAGCTGAGTACTTAGATGATATTCTGGTTAAAGATGATGTAATTGGTGTAACTTGGGGAAGAACTTTATCTGAAGTTGCTAAAAAAATATCGTATAATCAACAATTGCAGTTACCTGTTATACAATTAGTGGGTGGTCTTGATATCGCATATTCATCATTAAGACCAGATGATATTACTCGAACGATTGCTGATAAATTAGGTGGAAAGCCTTATTTATTATATGCACCAGCTGTTGTTGAAAATAAAGAAACAAAAGAAGCAATGCTAAAAGATGAATCATTCAAAAAAATTATTAAAAATATGGAAAATTGTAATATTATACTTGCTGGTATTGGTGAGTTAAAGAGTGATACGACACTTTATGAAAGCAGATTTAATAACGAGCAATATAAAGAACATTTGATGCGTCATCAATGTGTTGGAGATATTGGATTTAGATGGTATGACATTGAAGGACGTGCAGTTGAACATGGTTTCAATGATCGAACCATTGGATACAATATTTTGAAAAACAAAGGTAATGCTTTAGTCATTGGAATTGCTGGAGGTCATAAAAAATATGAAGCAATCACAGGAGCTTTAAATGGGAAATATCTTGATGTCTTAATAACTGATAGTGAGATGGCAAATAAACTCATTGAAAAATAG
- a CDS encoding Na+/H+ antiporter NhaC family protein, protein MMKKGNFIGLLPLIFFLVLYMSTGIITGKFDSMPLLLGFVLSAGFALLLDKKGEKTSLNDKIDIFAKAGGDGTIILMVVIFLLAGAFYSIADAMGAVNSTVNLGLTFLPSNMILPGLFLVGCVLSFSMGTSMGTITALGTIGVGISTQTGISLPLVMATVVGSALFGDNLSFISDTTIAAIRTQGVESRDKFKANLMTVLPAVIITVIILTFLSTGNAEELERDFNLVRTLPYVAIIASALLGVNVMVTLGLGIGTGAVIGLAYGDFNVVELFGVLQRGMGWMEDLAIIAIIVGGLVGLMTYYGGIDFLLEKVTSRVKTKKGAQLGMASLVSLIDVATTNNTIAILAAGPLAKDLSEEYDIDPKRTASLLDVFSSGFQGITPYAGQLLVAAGIAGISPMEIVPYSFYSFLMIIFGLVFIFFDISKITKKNK, encoded by the coding sequence ATAATGAAAAAAGGAAACTTCATCGGATTACTACCCTTAATCTTTTTCTTAGTACTGTATATGAGTACAGGAATCATTACAGGTAAATTTGATAGTATGCCATTGTTATTAGGATTTGTATTATCAGCTGGGTTTGCCTTATTACTTGATAAAAAAGGTGAAAAAACATCATTAAATGATAAGATTGATATCTTCGCTAAAGCAGGTGGAGATGGAACAATTATCTTAATGGTTGTTATCTTCTTATTAGCAGGTGCGTTTTATTCAATCGCAGATGCAATGGGTGCAGTTAATTCAACTGTAAATTTAGGATTAACATTCTTACCATCAAACATGATATTACCAGGATTATTCCTAGTTGGATGTGTATTATCATTCTCAATGGGAACATCAATGGGAACAATTACAGCATTAGGAACAATTGGTGTAGGAATCTCAACACAAACAGGAATTAGTTTACCATTAGTAATGGCTACAGTAGTAGGTAGTGCATTATTTGGTGATAACTTATCATTCATCTCAGATACTACAATCGCAGCAATTAGAACACAAGGTGTAGAATCAAGAGATAAGTTTAAAGCAAACTTAATGACAGTATTACCGGCAGTAATCATTACAGTAATCATCTTAACATTCTTATCAACTGGAAATGCAGAAGAGTTAGAAAGAGATTTCAACTTAGTAAGAACGCTTCCTTATGTAGCAATCATCGCTAGTGCATTACTTGGTGTAAACGTAATGGTAACATTAGGACTTGGAATTGGAACTGGAGCAGTTATCGGTTTAGCATATGGTGATTTCAATGTAGTAGAATTATTTGGTGTATTACAACGTGGTATGGGATGGATGGAAGACTTAGCAATCATCGCAATCATCGTTGGTGGATTAGTTGGACTAATGACTTATTATGGTGGAATTGATTTCTTATTAGAAAAAGTTACATCAAGAGTTAAGACGAAAAAAGGTGCGCAACTTGGAATGGCATCATTAGTAAGTTTAATTGACGTAGCAACAACAAATAATACAATAGCAATCCTTGCAGCAGGACCACTTGCAAAAGATTTATCAGAAGAATATGATATCGATCCAAAAAGAACAGCGAGTCTATTAGATGTATTCTCATCTGGTTTCCAAGGTATTACGCCTTATGCAGGACAATTATTAGTAGCAGCTGGAATTGCGGGAATTTCGCCAATGGAAATCGTACCATATTCATTCTATTCATTCTTAATGATTATATTTGGTTTAGTATTTATCTTCTTTGATATCTCAAAAATAACTAAAAAAAATAAATAA
- a CDS encoding NADP-dependent malic enzyme yields the protein MNYFKESLKLHKQLKGKIEVVSRISNLDQEMFSLAYTPGVAEPCREIQKDVNKSFELTRRSNTVAVVTDGTAILGLGDIGPEAGMPVLEGKALIFKTFADIDAIPLCIRSKDSEEIIRTIELLAGSFGGVNLEDISAPRCFEIERQLKERCEIPIFHDDQHGTAIVVGAALINALKLVTKEIDKIRVVINGAGSAGIAIANYLMKLGVVDILMCDRFGIISEGMKELNSAQTEISKKTNHNHKKGILKDALVDADVFIGVSIGNVVTQEMIKLMADKPIVFPLANPIPEISREDALEAGAAIVGTGRSDFPNQINNALVFPGVFRGALDVRAKDINDEMMLAAGYAIANFIDSDELRSDYIIPNALNKDLHQAIAKAVSEAAIKSQVSQVK from the coding sequence ATGAACTATTTTAAAGAATCGTTAAAATTACATAAACAACTAAAAGGTAAGATAGAAGTTGTTTCTAGAATATCAAATTTAGATCAAGAAATGTTTTCACTCGCCTATACACCTGGTGTTGCAGAACCTTGTAGAGAAATTCAAAAAGATGTGAATAAAAGTTTTGAACTTACACGAAGATCAAATACAGTTGCTGTTGTTACAGATGGTACGGCCATTTTAGGACTTGGGGATATAGGACCTGAGGCTGGAATGCCTGTATTAGAAGGTAAAGCTCTTATTTTTAAAACCTTCGCTGATATTGATGCTATTCCCTTATGTATTCGTTCTAAAGACTCAGAGGAAATAATTCGTACCATTGAGCTTTTAGCAGGTAGTTTCGGTGGTGTTAATTTGGAAGATATTTCAGCACCTCGTTGTTTTGAAATTGAACGTCAGTTAAAAGAGCGTTGTGAAATTCCAATATTCCATGATGATCAACACGGAACGGCTATAGTAGTAGGTGCAGCTCTTATAAATGCCTTAAAATTGGTGACTAAAGAGATTGATAAAATCCGAGTTGTAATAAATGGAGCTGGTTCAGCAGGTATTGCAATCGCGAACTATCTCATGAAATTAGGGGTTGTAGATATTCTGATGTGTGACCGATTTGGGATTATCAGTGAAGGTATGAAAGAATTAAATTCTGCCCAAACAGAAATAAGCAAAAAAACAAATCATAATCATAAAAAAGGAATATTAAAGGATGCATTAGTTGATGCTGATGTGTTTATAGGTGTTTCAATTGGAAATGTGGTTACACAAGAGATGATTAAATTAATGGCTGATAAACCCATCGTATTTCCTCTAGCCAATCCAATACCTGAAATCTCTCGAGAAGATGCATTAGAAGCAGGTGCTGCAATTGTTGGTACCGGACGATCAGATTTTCCAAATCAAATTAATAATGCATTGGTATTTCCTGGGGTTTTCAGAGGTGCATTAGATGTACGAGCGAAAGATATTAATGATGAAATGATGCTAGCAGCAGGCTATGCTATCGCAAATTTTATTGATTCTGATGAATTAAGATCAGATTATATTATACCAAATGCTTTAAATAAAGACCTTCATCAGGCTATCGCAAAAGCAGTATCTGAAGCAGCTATAAAAAGTCAGGTGTCCCAAGTTAAATAA